The following proteins are encoded in a genomic region of Natrinema sp. DC36:
- a CDS encoding Gfo/Idh/MocA family oxidoreductase, with translation MSTDRTTDATTDEQIRAGVIGVGSMGENHARIYAELPRVELAGVTDHDDEIARRVADEYGAEPVDLETLCERCDIVTVAVPTHAHYETVSACLEAGVNVLVEKPIAETVEQGQKLAERAREAGLVLQVGHIERFNPAVQTVAELIDDLDVISIEAHRLGPPIDRTAPGNVVFDLMVHDVDVVGSILDEKPHSVAAMGAENGNYATATIEYDDVIATVTASRVTQKKVRKLTVTARECLVEVDYLEQSVLIHRDSYPEYLTDDGQSRYRHESVVERPRVDTGEPLRNELESFVEAVRTSTEPEVTAEDGIQALETVQLIDRLAMGPPDETDDEPPQEPEVEA, from the coding sequence ATGAGTACGGACAGAACGACTGACGCGACGACCGACGAACAGATTCGAGCCGGCGTCATCGGCGTCGGCTCGATGGGCGAAAACCACGCGCGCATCTACGCCGAACTCCCCCGCGTCGAACTCGCCGGCGTCACTGACCACGACGACGAGATCGCACGACGAGTCGCCGACGAATACGGGGCCGAACCGGTCGACCTCGAGACGCTGTGCGAGCGCTGTGATATCGTGACGGTTGCTGTCCCGACCCACGCTCACTACGAGACGGTCTCGGCCTGTCTCGAGGCGGGCGTCAACGTATTGGTCGAGAAGCCGATCGCGGAAACCGTCGAGCAGGGCCAGAAACTGGCCGAACGGGCCCGCGAGGCGGGGCTCGTCTTGCAGGTCGGCCACATCGAGCGGTTCAACCCGGCGGTGCAGACGGTCGCGGAACTGATCGACGATCTGGACGTGATCAGCATCGAGGCCCACCGGCTCGGCCCGCCGATCGACCGGACCGCACCGGGCAACGTGGTCTTCGACCTGATGGTCCACGACGTCGACGTCGTCGGGTCGATACTCGACGAAAAACCGCACTCGGTCGCCGCGATGGGGGCCGAGAACGGCAACTACGCTACCGCGACGATCGAGTACGACGACGTCATCGCGACGGTGACGGCGAGCCGCGTCACCCAGAAGAAGGTCCGGAAACTCACCGTCACCGCCCGCGAGTGTCTCGTCGAGGTCGACTACCTCGAGCAGTCGGTGCTGATCCACCGCGATTCCTACCCCGAGTACCTCACGGACGACGGCCAGTCCCGCTACCGCCACGAGAGCGTCGTCGAGCGACCTCGCGTCGACACCGGCGAGCCGCTTCGAAACGAACTCGAGTCATTCGTCGAGGCGGTTCGCACCAGCACCGAGCCGGAAGTGACCGCCGAGGACGGGATTCAGGCCCTCGAGACGGTCCAGTTGATCGATCGGCTCGCGATGGGGCCGCCGGACGAGACGGACGACGAACCGCCGCAGGAGCCGGAGGTGGAAGCCTGA
- a CDS encoding nucleotide sugar dehydrogenase produces the protein MPDVSGDACDAADNQTTGGLYGSSQSPDRQRDRLTSGEIPVAVYGLGKMGLPLAAVYAETTGNVTGVDIDPAVVETITGGESHVIGEPGLAALVADQVDAGRLEATIDGSAAASAARIHVIIVPTLLDDENDPDLTTVESVVDDIAAGLAPGDLVIAESTLPPGTCRDVLEPHLASESGLATDEFGLAFCPERTSSGTALRDIRGQYPKVVGGVDPESTRAAAVVYDELSENDVHPVSDATTAEAVKVFEGIYRDVNIGLANELGLLADELDVSTREAMDTANDLPMCQLHDPGPGVGGHCIPYYPHFLLGRTEEPMAVTETARRVNHEMPSVVVDRLERELERVDTDITDASIVVLGVTYRPGVEETRASPALGVIDDLLERGADVAGVDPLVDPADYGARPVTIEGLSDEAFDAAVIVTPHEAFDRIDWGGLEPMVVVDGRDAVDLSETPHREYDLAGSSDGRPPRGSRDPDDGIERDGTDRDRTDHDGTERDGTEREPSEAVSASTDGGNDV, from the coding sequence ATGCCGGACGTCTCTGGCGACGCCTGTGACGCGGCAGACAATCAGACTACTGGCGGACTCTACGGCTCGAGCCAGTCCCCCGACCGTCAGCGCGACCGCCTGACGAGCGGCGAAATTCCGGTCGCCGTCTACGGTCTCGGAAAGATGGGGCTCCCGCTCGCGGCGGTTTACGCCGAGACGACGGGAAACGTAACCGGCGTGGACATCGATCCCGCCGTCGTCGAGACGATCACCGGCGGCGAGAGCCACGTCATCGGCGAACCCGGCCTCGCGGCTCTCGTCGCCGACCAGGTCGATGCGGGCCGACTCGAGGCCACGATCGACGGGTCGGCTGCGGCGTCTGCGGCACGGATTCACGTGATCATCGTCCCGACGCTGCTGGACGACGAGAACGATCCGGATCTAACGACGGTCGAGTCGGTCGTCGACGACATCGCCGCCGGTCTCGCTCCCGGCGATCTGGTGATCGCCGAGTCGACGTTACCGCCGGGGACCTGTCGCGACGTGCTCGAGCCCCACCTCGCAAGCGAGAGCGGGCTCGCAACCGACGAGTTCGGGCTCGCGTTCTGTCCCGAACGGACGTCCTCGGGGACGGCGCTCCGGGATATCCGCGGTCAGTATCCGAAGGTCGTCGGCGGCGTCGATCCGGAGAGCACCCGGGCGGCCGCGGTCGTCTACGACGAACTCTCGGAGAACGATGTCCACCCCGTCTCGGACGCGACGACGGCGGAGGCCGTCAAGGTGTTCGAGGGCATCTACCGCGACGTGAACATCGGCCTCGCGAACGAGCTGGGGCTGCTCGCGGACGAACTCGACGTTTCGACCCGCGAAGCGATGGACACGGCGAACGACCTGCCGATGTGTCAACTCCACGATCCCGGCCCGGGCGTCGGCGGGCACTGCATTCCGTACTACCCGCACTTCCTGCTCGGCCGAACCGAGGAGCCGATGGCCGTCACGGAGACGGCTCGCCGAGTCAACCACGAGATGCCGTCGGTCGTCGTCGATCGACTCGAGCGCGAACTCGAGCGGGTGGACACAGACATCACGGACGCCTCGATCGTCGTCCTCGGCGTCACGTATCGACCGGGCGTCGAGGAAACGCGCGCCTCGCCCGCGCTGGGGGTTATCGACGACCTGCTCGAGCGGGGGGCCGACGTCGCGGGCGTCGATCCGCTCGTCGATCCGGCCGACTACGGCGCGCGCCCGGTGACAATTGAGGGGCTGTCGGACGAAGCGTTCGACGCCGCCGTGATCGTCACGCCCCACGAGGCGTTCGATCGAATCGACTGGGGCGGCCTCGAGCCGATGGTCGTCGTCGACGGGCGAGACGCGGTCGACCTCTCGGAGACGCCCCATCGGGAGTACGACCTCGCCGGCTCGAGCGACGGCCGACCGCCGCGGGGATCGCGCGATCCCGACGACGGTATCGAACGCGATGGCACTGATCGCGATAGGACTGATCACGATGGGACCGAGCGCGACGGAACCGAGCGCGAGCCGTCGGAGGCGGTGAGTGCGAGCACCGACGGAGGAAACGATGTATAA
- a CDS encoding glycosyltransferase family 2 protein, with the protein MYKGKRIGVVVTAYDEASFVGRVIETVPDFVDRIYAIDDRSPDESWQVIQRVAERVNAAAESDATEPAVAVADGGDDRRVVPIRHEENRGYGAAVKTGYRRATEEGLDVVAVMNGDGQMDPAILDRIIDPVVTGEAEYAKGNRLLRPEDREDMSTFRFVGNAILTGLSKFASGYWSIGDPQNGYTAISRDAIERLDLEAITDQYGFLNHLLTHLNVAGCRVADVPMTAVYGDEESSIRYVPFVRYVSLLLLRSFCWRLKTRYVVRSFNPAVVHYAVGSVGLAGGLAGVCGSLVRVARGNEAATASLASFAAILVGLVSLGSAIQLDAEANEGLEIPCDERDATTDRDDRPAAQSIE; encoded by the coding sequence ATGTATAAGGGCAAGCGGATCGGCGTCGTCGTGACGGCCTACGACGAAGCGTCGTTCGTCGGTCGTGTCATCGAAACCGTTCCGGACTTCGTCGATCGGATCTACGCTATCGACGACAGATCGCCGGACGAGAGCTGGCAGGTGATCCAGCGGGTCGCCGAGCGGGTCAACGCGGCGGCCGAAAGCGACGCGACCGAACCGGCGGTCGCGGTGGCCGACGGCGGCGACGACCGGCGCGTCGTGCCGATCCGTCACGAGGAAAACCGCGGCTACGGCGCGGCGGTCAAGACCGGCTACCGCCGCGCGACGGAGGAGGGACTGGACGTCGTCGCCGTCATGAACGGCGACGGCCAGATGGACCCCGCGATCCTCGATCGAATCATCGATCCCGTCGTGACCGGCGAGGCCGAGTATGCCAAAGGGAACCGGCTGCTCCGACCCGAAGACCGCGAGGACATGTCGACGTTCCGGTTCGTCGGGAACGCGATCCTCACCGGGCTCTCGAAGTTCGCGTCGGGCTACTGGTCGATCGGCGACCCGCAAAACGGGTACACCGCCATCTCGCGGGACGCGATCGAGCGACTCGATCTCGAGGCGATCACCGACCAGTACGGATTTCTGAACCACCTCCTGACGCACCTCAACGTCGCGGGCTGTCGGGTCGCGGACGTGCCCATGACGGCGGTCTACGGTGATGAGGAAAGCAGCATTCGGTACGTCCCCTTCGTCCGGTACGTCTCCCTGTTGTTACTCCGGAGCTTCTGCTGGCGGCTGAAAACGCGGTACGTGGTCCGATCGTTCAACCCGGCCGTCGTCCACTACGCCGTCGGCTCCGTGGGGCTGGCCGGCGGGCTAGCGGGAGTGTGTGGCTCGCTCGTTCGAGTCGCCCGCGGCAACGAGGCCGCGACGGCGAGTCTCGCCTCGTTCGCCGCGATCCTGGTCGGACTCGTCTCGCTCGGCAGCGCCATCCAGCTCGACGCCGAGGCGAACGAGGGACTCGAGATTCCGTGCGACGAGCGCGACGCGACGACCGACCGCGACGATCGACCGGCGGCTCAATCGATCGAGTGA
- a CDS encoding DUF354 domain-containing protein has product MRILVLANTPAHVHLYRHAVDRLERAGHDVLVLTRRYACTTDLLDYFDMPYRVYGDHETERYSKLGFARELGGQFRTIATESIRFDPDVIFGRGPYAAAAGILTRTPVVLVLDDEPGDFNHTVSRPFADCILSPAVTRRDLGDAHYTFDGFKECAYLHPDVFEPNADIREYLGVAPDEPYAIVRFNALDALHDADLEGFRPEQRRDLIERLSEEVTVFVSDEGNEMDLRDLPARAYDLHPALIHDAMAEASLLVADTGTMVNEAALLGTPAFRYRGTDRHEYGEFQELERAGLAEQFDEYDAVCERSLEVLADDEADERWQRRRQEYVGDLVNLTDLLVDVARSRGTVDRLDRSTKRALQPRSQTM; this is encoded by the coding sequence ATGCGGATCCTCGTCTTGGCGAATACGCCAGCTCACGTCCATCTGTATCGACACGCCGTCGACCGCCTCGAGCGAGCGGGCCACGACGTGCTCGTGCTCACTCGGCGGTACGCCTGTACGACCGACCTACTCGACTATTTCGACATGCCGTACCGAGTGTACGGCGATCACGAAACGGAGCGGTACTCGAAACTGGGGTTCGCACGCGAGTTAGGTGGCCAGTTCCGCACGATCGCGACCGAATCGATCCGGTTCGATCCCGACGTGATCTTCGGCAGGGGACCCTACGCCGCCGCTGCCGGCATACTGACGAGAACCCCGGTCGTCCTCGTTCTGGACGACGAGCCCGGTGACTTCAACCACACCGTTTCTCGGCCGTTCGCCGATTGCATTCTCTCTCCGGCGGTAACGCGCCGCGATCTCGGCGACGCCCACTACACCTTCGACGGCTTCAAAGAGTGCGCCTATCTCCACCCCGACGTCTTCGAGCCGAACGCAGACATCCGGGAGTACCTCGGGGTGGCTCCGGACGAACCGTACGCAATCGTCCGATTCAACGCCCTCGACGCCCTTCACGACGCCGACCTCGAGGGGTTCCGACCCGAACAGCGACGCGACCTGATCGAACGCCTCAGCGAGGAGGTGACCGTTTTCGTCTCCGACGAGGGGAACGAGATGGACCTCCGGGACCTCCCCGCGCGGGCGTACGACCTCCACCCGGCACTGATTCACGACGCGATGGCCGAGGCTTCGCTCCTGGTCGCCGACACCGGGACGATGGTCAACGAGGCCGCACTGCTCGGTACGCCTGCCTTTCGCTACCGCGGCACCGACCGTCACGAGTACGGCGAGTTCCAGGAACTCGAGCGCGCCGGCCTCGCAGAGCAGTTCGACGAGTACGATGCGGTCTGCGAGCGGTCTCTCGAGGTCCTCGCCGACGACGAGGCCGACGAGCGCTGGCAGCGTCGTCGACAGGAGTACGTCGGCGATCTCGTGAACCTCACCGATTTGCTCGTCGACGTCGCCCGCTCTCGGGGGACGGTCGACCGTCTCGACCGTTCGACGAAGCGAGCGTTGCAGCCGCGTTCGCAGACGATGTGA
- a CDS encoding glycosyltransferase, which yields MDVLTLTAYADAPFMVQQMDALEERGVSFTTMSVAGEIDADTDRSPVDYIRTVPEVVREAGNGYDLIHAHYGLTGPIALAQLRKPVVLSLWGSDVHGPVAPVSRASAPFCDEVIVMSEEMRAALGRDCRVIPDGVDLETFRPEPQDRASARVGWDDDEDAYEVLFPYSPARDVKNYPRAERVVTVADNLLERPVRLRTVSGVDHDAVPDYMNAADALLLTSHSEGSPNSVKEALACNLPVVAVDVGDVRERLAGVEPSRVAASDEELVRGLIAVLESGERSNGREAAREVSIDRTADRMLEVYEEVAGQVIETEDDREKRRVAGAARLE from the coding sequence ATGGACGTCCTCACGCTCACTGCGTACGCCGACGCCCCGTTCATGGTCCAGCAGATGGACGCGCTCGAGGAGCGCGGCGTCTCGTTTACGACGATGTCGGTGGCCGGTGAGATCGACGCCGACACTGACCGGAGTCCGGTGGATTACATTCGGACGGTTCCAGAGGTCGTGCGGGAAGCGGGAAACGGCTACGACCTGATCCACGCCCACTACGGATTGACGGGGCCGATAGCCCTCGCACAGCTCCGCAAACCGGTCGTTCTCTCGCTGTGGGGATCGGACGTCCACGGCCCGGTCGCACCCGTCAGCCGGGCCTCCGCGCCGTTCTGTGACGAGGTGATCGTCATGTCCGAGGAGATGCGCGCGGCACTCGGACGCGATTGTCGGGTGATACCCGACGGCGTCGACCTCGAGACGTTTCGGCCGGAGCCTCAGGATCGGGCCAGCGCGCGGGTCGGCTGGGACGACGATGAAGACGCGTACGAGGTACTCTTTCCCTACTCGCCCGCGCGCGACGTGAAGAATTACCCGCGGGCCGAGCGCGTGGTGACCGTGGCCGACAACCTCCTCGAGCGACCCGTGCGGCTCCGGACCGTCTCCGGCGTCGATCACGATGCGGTGCCGGACTATATGAACGCCGCCGACGCGCTCCTGTTGACCTCTCACAGCGAGGGATCGCCCAACTCGGTGAAGGAGGCGCTGGCCTGCAACCTCCCCGTGGTTGCCGTCGACGTGGGCGATGTCCGGGAGCGACTGGCGGGAGTCGAGCCTTCCCGCGTCGCCGCGAGCGACGAGGAACTCGTCCGGGGACTCATCGCCGTCCTCGAATCCGGCGAGCGATCGAACGGCCGCGAGGCCGCCCGCGAGGTGAGCATCGACCGAACGGCAGATCGGATGCTCGAGGTCTACGAGGAGGTCGCGGGGCAGGTCATCGAAACAGAGGACGACAGGGAGAAACGGCGTGTGGCGGGAGCGGCTCGACTCGAATAG
- a CDS encoding ArsR family transcriptional regulator — MSDFDPFPETGTETEVNDAAEREWTATTTAFERVESVLGRTTDWQSASEIADRARVSEPTARKHLTALAETGHAATRETGNATRFRRHPDRRRLERVQRLADDHSRGELERSIREMKARIRAFEDAYEATSPEELVDSLEPDDEDGWNDLSRWKTTRRNLAFAKTALSFTETRLVDSRSTGEERAENA; from the coding sequence ATGTCAGATTTCGACCCGTTTCCGGAAACGGGAACGGAAACCGAGGTCAACGACGCAGCCGAGCGGGAGTGGACGGCCACGACGACGGCGTTCGAGCGCGTCGAATCGGTTCTCGGTCGAACGACCGACTGGCAGAGCGCGAGCGAAATCGCTGACCGAGCCCGCGTCTCTGAACCGACCGCACGAAAGCATCTCACAGCGCTGGCCGAGACGGGGCACGCGGCGACGAGAGAGACCGGAAATGCGACCCGGTTCCGTCGCCATCCCGACCGACGGCGACTCGAGCGAGTGCAACGACTCGCCGACGATCACTCGCGCGGTGAGTTAGAGCGTTCGATCCGCGAGATGAAAGCGCGGATTCGGGCGTTCGAAGACGCGTACGAAGCGACGAGTCCCGAGGAACTCGTCGATAGTCTGGAACCGGACGACGAAGACGGGTGGAACGATCTCTCTCGGTGGAAGACGACGCGCCGAAATCTCGCGTTCGCGAAGACGGCCCTCTCGTTTACGGAAACGCGACTCGTCGACTCGAGGAGCACCGGTGAGGAACGCGCAGAGAATGCCTGA
- a CDS encoding NAD-dependent epimerase/dehydratase family protein: MTATTEPRTAAVTGATGFLGSRLCDRLLAEGWTVRGLSRPTSDRGDLDDVEWYVGDIFDDETLRDLVDGADAVFHLAGIGLWSAGPDTVREVNRDGTERVLEACRDGDVGRVVFTSTSGTRRPKNGSDFADETDVSEPIGAYQASKAEAEELVDRYAETDGDAVTVHPTSIFGPGDEEFTAQLLAMGVEPTMPAYLPGGLSIVGVSDVVDGILAAYEHGTSGEHYILGGENLTYDRAVSRIADAAGGSPARIRVPAAAIQAAGPVAEVVDAVADRRMFPFDRKMATLATQRLFYSSRKASEEIGYEYQPLEAHVPEVMEWYEAEVQ, from the coding sequence ATGACCGCGACGACCGAGCCCCGCACTGCGGCGGTCACCGGTGCGACCGGCTTCCTCGGCTCGCGGCTCTGTGATCGCCTCCTCGCGGAGGGCTGGACGGTCCGCGGGCTCAGCCGACCGACCTCGGATCGGGGGGACCTCGACGACGTGGAGTGGTACGTCGGCGATATCTTCGACGACGAGACGCTGCGCGACCTCGTCGACGGGGCCGACGCCGTCTTCCACCTCGCTGGAATCGGCCTCTGGAGCGCCGGTCCCGACACCGTCCGGGAGGTCAACCGCGACGGGACGGAGCGCGTGCTCGAGGCCTGTCGCGACGGCGACGTCGGTCGCGTGGTGTTTACCAGTACCTCCGGAACGCGCCGCCCGAAGAACGGGAGCGATTTCGCGGACGAGACGGACGTTTCCGAGCCGATCGGTGCCTACCAGGCCTCGAAAGCCGAGGCGGAGGAACTGGTCGATCGGTACGCCGAAACGGACGGAGACGCCGTCACCGTCCATCCAACGTCGATCTTCGGCCCCGGCGACGAGGAGTTCACCGCGCAACTGCTCGCGATGGGTGTCGAGCCGACGATGCCCGCCTACCTCCCCGGCGGCCTGAGCATCGTCGGCGTCTCCGACGTCGTCGACGGCATACTGGCGGCGTACGAGCACGGAACCAGCGGCGAGCACTACATCCTCGGCGGCGAGAACCTCACCTACGACCGGGCGGTCTCCCGGATCGCCGACGCGGCCGGCGGCTCACCTGCACGGATCCGCGTCCCTGCCGCGGCGATCCAGGCCGCCGGGCCGGTCGCCGAGGTCGTCGACGCCGTCGCCGACCGCCGGATGTTCCCCTTCGATCGGAAGATGGCGACGCTCGCCACCCAGCGACTGTTCTACAGCTCGCGGAAGGCCAGCGAGGAGATCGGATACGAGTATCAGCCGCTCGAGGCGCACGTGCCCGAGGTGATGGAGTGGTACGAGGCGGAAGTGCAGTAG
- a CDS encoding DUF362 domain-containing protein has product MSATDDATSTTDDATDETPVRAAAVDATERRGGWDPDIDARMAALESPVRDLLDPSLETLAGADRITLVPDAHYPFHPSSGMVTDPAVIGSIVSRLERRTDAAVAVAGASDERISVDRTAEYLGYASLLERFDAEFVDLADESRTDDICVVDGSPVALSVPERLVGSTVVVVPSLRPTEDGPVAGAMRTLAALGDATADPERVPVAATRIIDPAVSVLDATTAYGGDPAAGNALFAGAAPAVDAVASSLLGRSLEPDAALQTARGDAGPVTVEGDGVDFERLRERIPDGDLPPSDEPHPAVSTAYRVYAAVAGDAVPPQLEGGR; this is encoded by the coding sequence ATGAGCGCGACGGATGACGCGACGAGCACGACAGATGACGCGACGGACGAGACACCGGTCCGCGCGGCCGCCGTCGACGCCACCGAACGCCGCGGCGGGTGGGATCCCGATATCGACGCCCGCATGGCGGCGCTCGAGTCACCCGTCCGAGACCTGCTCGATCCCTCGCTCGAGACGCTCGCCGGGGCCGATCGGATTACGCTCGTCCCCGACGCCCACTACCCGTTCCATCCGTCGTCGGGGATGGTCACTGACCCGGCCGTGATCGGCTCGATCGTGTCCCGTCTCGAGCGGCGGACTGACGCCGCCGTCGCCGTCGCCGGCGCGAGCGACGAGCGGATCTCCGTCGATCGAACCGCTGAATATCTCGGCTACGCGAGCCTGCTCGAGCGCTTCGACGCCGAATTCGTCGATCTGGCGGACGAGTCCCGGACCGACGATATCTGTGTCGTCGACGGCAGTCCGGTCGCGCTCTCTGTGCCCGAGCGGCTCGTCGGGAGTACCGTCGTCGTCGTGCCGTCGCTGCGGCCGACCGAGGACGGGCCCGTTGCCGGCGCGATGCGAACGCTCGCCGCGCTCGGCGATGCGACGGCGGATCCCGAGCGAGTTCCCGTCGCGGCGACGCGCATCATCGACCCCGCCGTCTCCGTCCTGGACGCGACGACCGCCTACGGCGGCGACCCCGCCGCAGGAAACGCGCTGTTCGCGGGCGCTGCTCCCGCCGTCGACGCCGTGGCGTCCTCGCTGCTCGGCCGATCGCTCGAGCCCGACGCGGCGCTGCAGACGGCCCGCGGGGACGCGGGGCCGGTCACCGTCGAGGGGGACGGCGTCGACTTCGAGCGACTTCGAGAGCGGATCCCCGACGGCGACCTCCCGCCCTCGGATGAGCCCCATCCCGCCGTCTCGACCGCCTATCGCGTGTACGCCGCGGTCGCCGGCGACGCCGTCCCGCCGCAACTCGAGGGTGGTCGATGA
- a CDS encoding Gfo/Idh/MocA family oxidoreductase: MAPTLLDRWTDSSSLSVGILGVGNIGMVHLKSAAAMPGVEVVAAADAVPENRERAERAGASNTYDDYATLLASEDLDAAVVALPPFLHAEAVERAAEAGVDVFVEKPLARTTDEADEMLETAREAGIAIGVDHTLRYQPDMAGVKAAYDEGSVGHVPYASITRLNDGPLGRPPVENAPPSWPLDADAVGGGSLLELGVHCFDVLEWLFGDLRVRDASMGQTLEIDVEDAATVLMEAPETGTTITLHCGSYQWEQLPEVNTRLRLEGVTGTISNQDHLPQNFYAGAAKSALSNVASRLTRDEPDVFGPTFYLQAHYDALADFCEAIREDEQPPVDGADGRRTLALAEQAYELAAAETDDAADEIGELETPEVTL, from the coding sequence ATGGCACCAACGCTTCTGGATCGATGGACCGACTCGAGTTCCCTGTCGGTGGGCATACTCGGCGTCGGAAATATCGGCATGGTACACCTGAAGTCGGCGGCCGCGATGCCCGGCGTCGAGGTCGTGGCGGCCGCTGACGCCGTCCCCGAGAACCGCGAGCGCGCCGAACGCGCCGGCGCGTCGAACACGTACGACGACTACGCGACGCTGCTCGCGTCCGAGGATCTGGATGCGGCGGTCGTCGCACTCCCGCCGTTCCTTCACGCCGAAGCCGTCGAGCGGGCCGCCGAGGCCGGCGTCGACGTCTTCGTCGAGAAACCCCTGGCTCGGACGACCGACGAGGCCGACGAGATGCTCGAGACGGCCCGCGAGGCGGGTATCGCGATCGGCGTCGACCACACGCTGCGCTACCAGCCGGACATGGCCGGCGTCAAGGCGGCCTACGACGAGGGGAGCGTCGGTCACGTTCCCTACGCCTCGATCACCCGGCTCAACGACGGTCCGCTCGGCCGACCACCGGTCGAGAACGCGCCGCCGTCGTGGCCGCTCGACGCCGACGCGGTCGGCGGCGGCTCCCTGCTCGAACTCGGCGTCCACTGCTTCGACGTCCTCGAGTGGCTGTTCGGCGATCTCCGGGTCCGGGACGCCTCGATGGGACAGACGCTCGAGATCGACGTCGAGGACGCCGCGACCGTCCTCATGGAAGCGCCGGAGACGGGAACGACCATCACGCTCCACTGTGGCTCCTACCAGTGGGAACAGCTCCCGGAGGTCAATACCCGGCTGCGACTCGAGGGCGTGACGGGGACGATCAGCAATCAGGACCACCTGCCACAGAACTTCTACGCCGGCGCGGCCAAGTCCGCCCTCTCGAACGTCGCCAGTCGACTCACGCGCGACGAACCGGACGTCTTCGGGCCGACCTTCTATCTGCAGGCCCACTACGACGCCCTGGCGGACTTCTGTGAGGCGATCCGTGAGGACGAGCAGCCGCCGGTCGACGGGGCCGACGGTCGCCGGACGCTCGCGCTCGCCGAGCAAGCGTACGAACTGGCAGCCGCGGAGACCGACGACGCGGCCGACGAGATCGGGGAACTCGAGACGCCCGAGGTGACGCTATGA
- a CDS encoding polysaccharide deacetylase family protein, with the protein MGSVVISLDAELGWGFHDLADPPTERVEAGRRGWSVMLELFEEFDIPATWAVVGHLMLDDCDGVHADHPAPDGWFDRERTDWADRDDLRYGPDLVTDLLESDTDHEFASHSFSHALFGRPETDREFAVAELERSREIAADWNESIDSFVYPRNDIGHREVLAEQGVSAYRGRSPTRDGVRGIFDSTVRDRSMLVEPAVDEYGLVNVPASMFLFGFEGPARTVAESIWTDPMVELARSGIDEATRTDGLFHMWLHPNNLTHERDDHRMRAILSHLERRRTATDLTVETMADVARRVAGPSSATERATASWS; encoded by the coding sequence GTGGGCAGCGTCGTAATCTCCCTCGACGCCGAACTCGGCTGGGGATTTCACGATCTGGCCGATCCGCCGACCGAGCGGGTCGAGGCCGGTCGCCGCGGCTGGTCGGTCATGCTCGAGTTGTTCGAGGAGTTCGATATCCCGGCGACGTGGGCGGTCGTCGGTCATCTCATGCTCGACGACTGCGACGGTGTCCACGCCGACCATCCGGCTCCCGACGGCTGGTTCGACCGCGAGCGAACCGACTGGGCGGATCGCGATGACCTCCGATACGGCCCCGATCTCGTGACGGACCTCCTCGAGTCGGACACCGACCACGAGTTCGCCAGCCACTCCTTCTCGCACGCCCTGTTCGGCCGCCCGGAGACGGATCGCGAGTTCGCCGTCGCCGAACTCGAGCGCAGCCGCGAAATCGCGGCCGACTGGAACGAGTCGATCGACTCGTTCGTCTACCCGCGCAACGATATCGGCCATCGGGAAGTGCTGGCCGAGCAGGGCGTCTCGGCCTATCGGGGACGATCGCCGACGCGGGACGGCGTGCGCGGGATCTTCGATTCGACGGTTCGGGACCGGTCGATGCTGGTCGAACCGGCCGTCGACGAGTACGGGCTGGTCAACGTTCCGGCGTCGATGTTCCTCTTCGGGTTCGAGGGGCCGGCGCGGACGGTCGCGGAGTCGATCTGGACGGACCCGATGGTCGAGTTGGCCCGCAGCGGGATCGACGAGGCGACTCGGACCGACGGGCTCTTCCACATGTGGCTCCACCCGAACAACCTGACCCACGAGCGGGACGATCACCGCATGCGGGCGATTCTCTCTCACCTCGAGCGCCGGCGGACCGCGACCGATCTCACGGTCGAGACGATGGCCGATGTCGCCCGCCGGGTCGCGGGACCGTCGTCAGCCACCGAGCGGGCGACGGCGAGCTGGAGCTGA